The following proteins are encoded in a genomic region of Fusarium oxysporum f. sp. lycopersici 4287 chromosome 1, whole genome shotgun sequence:
- a CDS encoding hypothetical protein (At least one base has a quality score < 10), translated as MASRYSRYERSRSPRDRSPDRFDRTPQYNDGDRRRPSDARAGNGGFQPGRDFGDPLRREPPRGPKALIDAPSGPRGGGFGGEFRGGRGRGRGRGWSSRDDSRDRGRDRDIDFRDRYHDDRSRERDRDRERDREWREPRDFRSRRSPIGRARSPTRDFRDRDGPLGVDADRSRRGSRDGGPPSAGSSSSDPQFGMAPYPRGGGFHRGRGRGRGDWSSERGRGRGPYMDDRGDRYPRSRSQEGRWGRDRDDRDRMDRMDRYADPDTRRDIRDDRDPRDRELFRNKLEARANAGHDSGLSSKEVSPPPAAASASAFGPVPNRGLSVGEGYVSASAATKIPPTAPRAFNDRPPSAGHDPTMPSVGLGKGMMHDGPSIPVGPRAQQPPPPRPSSKQWINPNLKKGPDSPKLMRSPSFVQQRPPLRRGSSQYDHYHDDERRPRSSDAKSEPHYDNRARTNYSAEPGEITVKSERESQSARASMDRDTRPANASRRDSYRSGPSPTMENMPRFGQESELRARDPREAPKEAPRRKRSQPIIRAVRFEVPPKPAPVEQNSESDDDDDMADYFDMEIGKTEAELSKLEKPKLPTQVMARFAALSHGSMVKIIGEGEGLLKMVKKLPEAVNKRVIEKIHDPTPIEQAKKEDVEMADAVDSTDKVDSEPPKELHQEVQAELDPGPEHSIQVKGSEEPVEAAPTPESSAQVGQETTERPVEHAAKAAGEKIDDSSHEEAAPNLDKTPDQSHVEKSDEQRIENPVEKPVEESIGKPAEETEENHAEKPVQKAENEDTEMFVAPELEPKSGDMDIDEPPIETDRVAPESPPSPSNKKAMDVPSIASETAPTESLEPQKTERTPLGACEDSHKEKSDKDKPVDITAKANGVQPTQTLVEKPTEALPEPTPGKPDDAVSEKPAELFTEPRPENLTENAEALGHRQVAIEGAPVSVVCPNVVLQTTETASKPPSTPSQVDDDETESEDDSFMNLDTVRQYMTTPPIDSLPDYSCMPWDKDSAFLKTLDSSITLDDFVVEHLDKMHLEKSAEQDHDRKIYKDNYERYLDFTMSNDPAAVKSRGKFSVSTGIEITGTVTPEPKHEGSGRGRRFATERDLERVLQASMREDEERKERELRMQQEKYRTDKEAIIPNMIWNQEEKDNTKYLDKSGFTPVDRLVSAWRVLPPVNNFTEEEAGLFEKRYLEAPKQWGRVAEAIPHRDFGSCIQYYYMNKKDLNLKEKLKKQPKRRRKGKAKQRSSALVSELGNGDGETEENHDTGENGERRRPRRAAAPTWGFEQPPVDTENSTPNATPGRRGGSAKVDHPEKVDGRKRRRGPKEKEPKAAKANQTLAAAPGPGKGRSRSNSRALNTDGPSTPLPAAESHRLPGQFEQHPAGIQLPFSVQQQQQQQQQPQQQPIQTLERQQSVAPSSISEVMAAPSLRPDPPPQPAMATFNLAHPPSERKAPTQASSYWSVSESNDFPHLLRSFGSDWTGIAAHMGSKTAVMVKNYFVRQKDQGKSTSRPLAVAPGIDLHGETSQPKMEPSVQPPRGQPFGMYGSPIAQAPVTQQPLVQPQQQPMPIGQHSTTQPVTQTMSPGQRPLRAPVRQFGFPDGERERERDREQSVRVPLPQKASSRPPGSEPREQRPLAAAQPLQPARSEAMIEHNAQMERQKMDIQRLEQEQLELARQSERRVKQEPEVTPQPHRYEPFGHRQQGSLGGQPLARPPQEPGRPPSYAPPMQQQAPVQPVRNLMGEQTPVRSPQMNTPSSRPMSALQHRPSSGSMHEQYGSATPQAGTPVQPPAAAPRPAEPRKGGLNIMSLLNDDPPPQPKRVSDVTSTPTRPSPTPPPQAMGRTLPGPAPPSQMRRGEAESYSPYGRGTPVMPSLKPTYADSPQPQHIGSSRASIGVSLEAAAERDYYRQNPYQPSSHSRTNSPQSGHRYAPPGPPGPPGPPQYQNQGYPTSYAAAGQPAHAGSPGGQYALHPSASRAREVPQGGREASWPPPQQPPSSMQQPPGWASQQPPNAQPPPQQQQQQPWPTQHPSSKPQTPAPSWAPSQPPSQPRLSKLTICP; from the exons AT GGCCTCAAGATACTCACGCTATGAACGGTCCAGATCACCCCGTGACCGCTCGCCTGACCGATTTGACCGAACTCCGCAGTACAACGACGGAGACAGACGCCGACCGTCTGACGCCCGAGCAGGTAATGGCGGGTTTCAGCCAGGACGTGACTTTGGTGACCCATTGCGACGCGAACCACCTCGCGGACCAAAAGCCTTGATCGATGCGCCTAGTGGCCCTCGAGGCGGAGGATTTGGAGGAGAGTTTCGTGGTGGTCGTGGGCGAGGGCGCGGTAGGGGATGGTCTTCAAGAGACGACAGCCGAGATCGAGGTCGAGATAGAGACATCGATTTCCGTGACCGGTACCATGATGATCGAAGCCGTGAACGCGACCGGGATCGCGAGCGCGATAGAGAGTGGCGTGAGCCAAGAGATTTCAGATCACGACGCTCACCTATTGGCCGTGCAAGGTCACCAACAAGAGATTTCCGAGACCGCGATGGTCCTTTGGGAGTAGATGCAGATAGATCTCGACGCGGTTCAAGAGATGGAGGACCTCCCTCGGCAGGATCATCTTCTTCCGATCCCCAGTTTGGCATGGCACCCTACCCTCGCGGTGGGGGTTTCCACCGAGGACGAGGTCGTGGGAGGGGTGACTGGTCTTCGGAGCGAGGTCGCGGCAGAGGGCCTTATATGGATGATAGAGGTGATCGCTACCCGCGCAGTCGGTCTCAGGAAGGTCGCTGGGGAAGAGACCGTGATGACAGGGACCGGATGGACCGGATGGATCGCTATGCTGACCCAGATACCCGACGAGACATTCGAGACGATCGCGACCCCCGCGACCGTGAACTGTTCCGAAACAAATTAGAGGCTCGTGCCAATGCCGGACACGACTCGGGACTTTCCAGCAAAGAGGTATCACCGCCTCCTGCCGCGGCTTCTGCATCTGCTTTCGGACCCGTTCCTAATCGAGGATTGAGTGTTGGAGAGGGTTATGTTTCAGCCAGCGCTGCAACAAAAATCCCGCCGACAGCCCCCCGCGCTTTCAATGATCGCCCCCCGTCAGCGGGACACGACCCAACAATGCCGTCAGTCGGTCTCGGTAAAGGCATGATGCATGATGGCCCCTCGATTCCAGTTGGTCCCAGAGCCCAGCAGCCGCCGCCACCAAGGCCTTCTAGCAAGCAGTGGATCAATCCCAATCTAAAGAAGGGGCCTGACTCTCCTAAGTTGATGAGGTCACCAAGCTTTGTGCAACAACGCCCACCCTTACGCCGCGGTAGTTCCCAGTATGATCATTATCACGATGATGAAAGGCGGCCACGTAGTAGCGATGCGAAGTCGGAACCACATTACGATAATCGTGCGCGAACTAATTATAGCGCGGAACCTGGAGAAATAACCGTCAAGTCCGAACGGGAGTCTCAATCTGCAAGGGCATCGATGGATAGAGATACACGACCTGCTAATGCTTCCAGACGGGATTCTTATCGATCTGGCCCTTCACCTACCATGGAGAACATGCCCAGATTTGGCCAGGAGTCAGAACTACGCGCAAGGGACCCAAGGGAAGCTCCGAAGGAAGCGCCCCGAAGAAAACGCTCGCAACCAATAATCAGAGCGGTCAGGTTCGAAGTTCCCCCGAAACCAGCACCTGTGGAGCAGAACTCCGAATctgacgacgatgatgatatggCCGACTATTTCGACATGGAGATTGGGAAGACCGAGGCTGAACTAAGTAAACTGGAGAAGCCGAAGTTACCAACTCAAGTCATGGCCCGGTTTGCAGCTCTGTCTCACGGCTCAATGGTCAAGATAATCGGAGAAGGGGAGGGACTGCTCAAAATGGTGAAAAAACTACCGGAGGCAGTGAATAAGCGCGTCATTGAAAAGATACATGACCCGACACCTATCGAGCAggcaaagaaggaagatgtGGAAATGGCCGACGCGGTTGACAGCACGGACAAAGTTGATTCCGAACCACCAAAGGAACTGCATCAGGAGGTACAGGCCGAGCTGGATCCTGGGCCCGAGCATTCTATTCAAGTCAAGGGTTCTGAGGAGCCTGTTGAAGCTGCCCCCACTCCAGAATCCTCGGCACAAGTTGGTCAGGAGACTACCGAAAGACCCGTCGAACATGCTGCGAAGGCAGCTGGCGAGAAGATTGATGACAGTTCCCACGAAGAGGCTGCTCCGAATCTTGACAAGACGCCCGATCAAAGTCATGTCGAGAAGTCTGACGAACAACGTATCGAGAACCCTGTCGAGAAACCCGTCGAAGAGTCTATCGGAAAGCCTGCTGAAGAAACGGAAGAGAATCATGCAGAGAAACCTGTACAAAAGGCTGAGAACGAGGATACCGAGATGTTCGTTGCACCCGAACTTGAACCAAAGTCGGGAGATATGGATATCGACGAGCCTCCTATTGAGACTGATCGAGTCGCACCTGAAAGTCCACCATCTCCTTccaacaagaaggccatgGATGTGCCTTCCATAGCAAGTGAGACTGCGCCTACAGAGTCACTTGAGCCTCAGAAGACGGAACGAACACCTCTGGGGGCGTGCGAGGATTCTCACAAGGAGAAGTCTGACAAGGACAAGCCAGTTGACATAACTGCAAAGGCGAATGGTGTACAGCCGACACAAACCCTGGTGGAAAAGCCAACCGAAGCCCTCCCTGAGCCTACTCCAGGAAAACCAGATGATGCTGTTTCGGAGAAACCTGCAGAACTTTTTACTGAACCTCGCCCCGAGAATCTAACAGAGAATGCTGAAGCTCTTGGGCATAGACAGGTCGCAATTGAAGGTGCTCCTGTTTCTGTGGTGTGCCCGAATGTAGTTTTGCAAACGACGGAAACAGCATCGAAACCGCCTAGTACGCCGTCACAggtcgacgacgacgagacTGAGTCTGAAGACGATTCTTTTATGAACCTTGATACCGTTCGACAGTATATGACCACGCCTCCAATCGATAGTCTACCTGACTACAGCTGCATGCCTTGGGACAAAGATAGTGCTTTCTTAAAGACCCTCGACTCCAGCATTACATTGGACGACTTTGTGGTCGAACACCTCGACAAGATGCATCTGGAGAAGTCGGCTGAACAGGACCACGACAGGAAGATCTATAAGGACAACTATGAACGGTACCTAGATTTTACAATGTCGAATGATCCAGCGGCTGTCAAAAGTCGTGGAAAGTTTTCAGTGTCGACAGGCATTGAAATTACAGGCACCGTAACGCCTGAGCCAAAACATGAAGGAAGTGGTCGTGGACGTCGTTTCGCAACCGAAAGAGACTTGGAACGAGTTTTGCAAGCATCAATGCGCGAGGACGAGGAGAGGAAAGAGCGCGAACTTAGAATGCAGCAGGAGAAGTATCGCACTGATAAGGAAGCCATCATTCCGAACATGATTTGGAaccaggaagagaaggataatACCAAATACCTCGACAAGAGCGGATTCACGCCTGTTGACCGGTTGGTATCAGCATGGCGGGTTTTGCCTCCAGTTAATAACTTCACTGAGGAAGAAGCCGGCTTGTTTGAGAAGAGATACTTGGAAGCACCTAAGCAATGGGGTCGGGTTGCCGAAGCGATTCCGCATCGTGATTTCGGTTCTTGCATTCAGTATTACTACATGAACAAGAAGGACCTTAATCTGAAGGAGAAACTCAAGAAGCAGCCTAAGAGGCGCAGAAAGGGCAAAGCGAAGCAACGATCCAGTGCATTGGTGTCGGAGCTAGGCAACGGAGACGGAGAAACGGAAGAGAACCACGACACGGGAGAAAATGGCGAGAGGCGACGACCACGACGAGCGGCTGCGCCTACATGGGGCTTCGAACAGCCGCCAGTTGACACAGAGAACTCGACACCTAATGCGACACCTGGTAGACGTGGCGGGTCCGCGAAGGTCGACCATCCCGAGAAAGTGGATGGAAGAAAGAGGCGAAGAGGCCCGAAGGAAAAGGAGCCCAAGGCAGCCAAGGCGAACCAGACGTTGGCCGCAGCCCCTGGGCCTGGCAAGGGACGATCGAGGTCAAACTCCAGAGCGCTCAATACCGACGGTCCTTCAACTCCACTTCCAGCCGCCGAGTCCCATCGTCTCCCAGGTCAGTTCGAGCAGCACCCTGCTGGTATACAGCTCCCCTTCTCCgtacagcagcagcagcagcagcagcaacaaccaCAACAACAGCCTATCCAAACCCTCGAACGACAGCAGTCAGTTGCTCCATCCTCCATCTCTGAAGTCATGGCAGCGCCTTCACTTCGGCCTGACCCACCGCCTCAGCCTGCAATGGCTACATTCAACCTAGCCCACCCGCCATCAGAGCGCAAAGCGCCTACTCAGGCATCTAGCTACTGGAGCGTGTCTGAATCTAATGACTTCCCGCACCTCCTGCGCTCGTTCGGCTCGGATTGGACAGGGATCGCAGCCCATATGGGCTCCAAAACCGCAGTTATG GTGAAAAATTACTTCGTCCGTCAAAAGGATCAGGGCAAATCCA CTTCCCGGCCGTTGGCTGTTGCCCCGGGTATCGATCTACACGGAGAGACGTCGCAACCCAAGATGGAGCCATCAGTTCAACCCCCTCGTGGTCAACCTTTTGGCATGTATGGCAGCCCCATCGCCCAAGCACCTGTTACGCAGCAACCGCTTGTCCAACCCCAACAGCAACCCATGCCTATTGGACAGCATTCAACAACCCAGCCAGTAACTCAGACTATGTCACCAGGACAAAGGCCTTTAAGAGCACCTGTACGGCAATTCGGATTTCCCGACGGCGAGCGCGAGCGAGAGCGTGACCGCGAGCAAAGTGTCCGGGTACCTCTTCCACAGAAGGCTTCCTCTAGACCTCCTGGTTCGGAACCACGGGAGCAGCGGCCTCTGGCTGCCGCGCAGCCTCTACAGCCAGCCCGGAGCGAAGCTATGATTGAACACAATGCTCAAATGGAACGTCAAAAGATGGACATACAGCGGCTCGAACAGGAGCAGCTCGAACTGGCTCGACAGTCAGAAAGACGGGTCAAGCAGGAGCCTGAAGTGACCCCACAGCCGCATCGCTACGAACCGTTtggccatcgtcaacaaGGAAGTCTTGGGGGCCAGCCGCTGGCAAGGCCACCGCAAGAGCCTGGACGCCCTCCATCTTATGCTCCTCCTATGCAGCAACAAGCCCCTGTGCAGCCGGTACGAAACCTGATGGGCGAGCAAACCCCTGTTCGATCACCTCAGATGAACACTCCATCCAGCCGCCCCATGTCTGCTCTCCAGCATAGACCGTCATCTGGTTCGATGCACGAACAATATGGCTCGGCAACACCCCAAGCTGGCACTCCAGTTCAACCACCGGCAGCGGCGCCACGTCCAGCAGAGCCTCGTAAGGGAGgtctcaacatcatgtcCCTGCTTAATGACGATCCTCCTCCACAACCCAAGCGTGTCAGTGATGTGACTAGCACTCCTACCAGACCATCACCTACTCCTCCGCCCCAGGCCATGGGCCGTACGCTCCCAGGGCCAGCACCGCCTTCTCAGATGCGACGGGGCGAGGCAGAGTCATACTCTCCTTACGGTCGAGGAACCCCAGTAATGCCATCCCTCAAGCCAACATATGCGGATTcccctcagcctcagcacATCGGCAGTTCGAGGGCATCCATCGGGGTCTCCCtagaagcagcagcagaaagAGACTACTACAGGCAGAATCCTTACCAACCCAGTAGCCACAGCCGAACGAACTCACCACAAAGTGGCCATCGATATGCTCCTCCTGGACCTCCTGGACCCCCCGGGCCTCCTCAGTACCAGAACCAGGGATATCCGACTTCATATGCTGCAGCAGGTCAACCAGCCCATGCCGGATCGCCAGGAGGGCAATACGCGCTTCATCCATCGGCCTCTCGGGCACGAGAAGTACCCCAGGGTGGCCGCGAGGCTTCATGGCCGCCGcctcaacaacctccttCCAGCATGCAGCAGCCGCCTGGATGGGCATCTCAACAGCCACCAAATGCTCAACCCCCAccgcagcagcaacagcaacaacccTGGCCTACGCAACATCCCTCGTCCAAGCCTCAAACCCCAGCGCCATCTTGGGCACCATCACAACCACCTTCACAGCCTCGCCTCAGCAAGCTCACCATATGTCCATGA
- a CDS encoding hypothetical protein (At least one base has a quality score < 10): MSIRRDAVQRDFGLRPGSRAVPRPQLSIEPAEDVVTSPTEMNSPPHSSDDAREPYVQESTPLTPVKDTCDDDRSSTISPTVNTNGLLPIPKNRSPERRDSDDSQSGKESPGSPETPSLPAHFPPCPRERPTRQEIALWHEGCMAVQRDNGTIDGFDVVDWLMTRKGGVLNPWPRLDEGRMVVESMGREIIDLDAIHRQQEEEAEVARLKEERRQRNKRRYRPRGQIEKEKAERQGQDMADTDEPPAKKARVDIES; the protein is encoded by the exons ATGAGTATTCGTCGAGACGCCGTCCAACGAGACTTCGGTCTCCGACCTG GTTCACGGGCTGTGCCTAGACCTCAGTTGTCCATCGAACCCGCAGAAGATGTTGTGACATCGCCCACCGAGATGAATTCTCCTCCCCACTCGTCTGATGATGCCCGAGAGCCGTATGTGCAAGAAAGTACTCCTCTCACCCCAGTTAAGGACACTTGCGATGACGATCGTTCATCAACTATCTCTCCAACAGTCAATACCAACGGTCTGCTTCCAATCCCGAAAAATCGATCCCCAGAAAGACGTGACAGCGACGATTCGCAGAGTGGCAAGGAAAGCCCTGGAAGCCCGGAAACTCCTTCCCTCCCCGCCCATTTCCCGCCTTGCCCTAGGGAGCGACCTACACGCCAAGAGATCGCCCTCTGGCATGAAGGATGTATGGCTGTTCAACGCGATAATGGGACCATTGATGGCTTCGACGTCGTGGACTGGCTGATGACAAGAAAGGGGGGAGTTCTCAACCCTTGGCCTAGGCTAGACGAAGGGCGGATGGTCGTCGAGAGTATGGGGCGGGAGATTATTGACCTCGATGCGATCCACCGCCaacaggaagaagaagcagaggtTGCCAGGCTCAAAGAAGAGCGTCGACAGAGAAACAAACGACGATATCGACCTCGTGGTCAGatcgagaaagaaaaggCCGAACG GCAGGGGCAAGATATGGCCGACACCGACGAGCCTCCAGCAAAAAAGGCTAGAGTTGATATTGAATCCTAG
- a CDS encoding deoxyhypusine synthase, whose translation MTSNSDAPPSAATEAVLVKSEEMPADAQKVEELDFNKFKGPITAENLFEGMRHMGFQASSMCEAVRIINDMRAWKDPETGDKTTIFLGYTSNLISSGLRGVLRWLVEHNHVSCIVTTAGGIEEDFIKCLGDTYVGSFSTPGAELRRKGLNRIGNLVVPNANYCAFEDWVVPILDKMLEEQEASKGTEEEINWTPSKVIHRLGKEINDERSVYYWAYKNNIPVFCPAITDGSLGDMLYFHTFKSSPLQLKIDLVEDIRRINTIAVRAKRAGMIILGGGIIKHHIANACLMRNGAESAVYINTAQEFDGSDAGARPDEAVSWGKIKIGADNVKVYMEATACFPFIVANTFAKDIGKSDK comes from the exons ATGACTTCCAACTCCGATGCTCCGCCTTCGGCGGCAACAGAGGCCGTCTTGGTCAAGTCCGAGGAGATGCCTGCTGATGCTCAGAAGGTCGAGGAGTTGGACTTCAACAAGTTCAAAGGCCCCATCACTGCGGAGAATCTCTTCGAGGGCATGCGTCACATGGGCTTCCAAGCGTCTTCTATGTGTGAGGCCGTGAGGATCATTAATGATATG CGTGCATGGAAAGACCCGGAGACGGGGGATAAGACCACAATTTTCTTGGGATATACTTCCAACCTCATCTCATCAGGCCTTCGTGGTGTCCTCCGTTGGCTTGTCGAGCATAACCACGTGTCATGTATCGTCACCACGGCTGGTGGCATCGAAGAGGATTTCATCAAGTGCCTTGGTGACACATATGTTGGTTCCTTCAGTACCCCTGGAGCCGAACTCCGCCGCAAGGGTCTCAACCGCATTGGAAACCTCGTTGTTCCTAATGCGAACTACTGCGCCTTCGAAGACTGGGTCGTCCCCATTCTCGACAAGATgcttgaggagcaggaggctAGTAAAGGCACTGAGGAAGAGATCAACTGGACGCCATCCAAGGTGATCCATCGTCTAGGTAAGGAGATCAATGATGAGCGATCCGTCTATTACTGGGCATACAAGAACAATATTCCAGTGTTCTGCCCTGCCATCACTGACGGAAGCCTCGGCGACATGCTCTATTTCCATACTTTTAAGTCCTCGCCCCTTCAACTGAAGATCGATCTGGTTGAAGATATCCGACgcatcaacaccattgcTGTCCGAGCCAAGCGGGCCGGTATGATCATTCTGGGTGGTGGTATCATCAAGCACCACATTGCCAATGCATGCTTGATGCGCAATGGCGCCGAGTCGGCGGTTTACATCAACACAGCACAAGAATTTGATGGCAGTGATGCAGGTGCTAGACCAGATGAGGCTGTATCGTGGGGCAAAATCAAGATTGGAGCTGATAATGTGAAA GTATACATGGAGGCAACAGCATGTTTCCCCTTTATTGTGGCAAACACATTTGCAAAGGATATTGGAAAGTCTGACAAATAG